Genomic window (Polaribacter batillariae):
AATTGTAATGTTTTACAGGATTTACACAAGCTGCTTGTAAAACTTTAAAAACATCAATACCTTTCAAAACTGCTCTTTCACAAAGTTGATTGATGTGACCTAACAACAAATCATCTGGATGTTTGTCATCAGAACAAAACATCATTTTTTCGAAATATTCTGGTAGTAAATCAATTAGAGATTCAAAGTTTTTTGCGGCACTTCCTTCACGAATTAAAACCTTCATTCCTTTTTGCAATTTCTCTAACGCTTCTTCATAAGAAAAACATTCGTGGTCTGTAGAAATTCCTGCAGCAATGTATTTGGTAATATCTTCGCCTCTTAATCCTGGGGCATGTCCATCAATTGGTTTGTTGTTATTTTTTGCATGTTTTATTTTTGCTAAAACCTCTTCATCATCAAATAAAACACCTGGATAATTCATCATTTCAGCGAGATATTTAATATCTGCATTTTCCATCATTTTTTTAATATCATCTGAATTTATAATTGCGCCTGCACTTTCAAAAGAAGTTGCTGGCACACAACTTGGCGCTCCAAAATTGAATTTTAACGGAACTTCCTTTCCATTTTCAATCATAAAATCAACACCTTTTACACCTAAAACGTTGGCAATTTCATGTGGGTCTGAAACCGTGGCAACAGTTCCATGAGTTACCGCAATTTTTGCAAATTCAGAAGGTACTAACATCGAACTTTCTATATGAATATGTGCATCTACAAAACCCGGTAAAATAAAATTTTCTTGATTGTGATTAGATTCTCGAATTTCTAAAATTTTTCCATTTTCAACAACAACTTCTCCTTTAAAAATCCGCTTATTTTGTATCTCTACAATGTTTCCTTTTACAACCATAAAAAATATTTTTCCAAAATTACAAATAATCATTGAGGGTTGGCAAGAAATACTTATTTTTAGGGCAAAATTTAACCCAATGAAACATTTATTTACAGTTCTTATTACTTTTGTTGCTTTTACATCAAACTTAAATTCTCAACAAAAAAATCCTATAAAAGATTACAAATTTTATATAGAAAACGAACAAGTTATTAGCGAAAATAAGCTAGAGGCACATGCTTCTTTTACTTCTTTTGCGGATGAAAAAAGTAGTTTTTCTAACCGTCCAGAATTTTATAAATTATTAAACGGAATTTGGAAATTCAATTGGGTAAAAAATCCTAAAAAAAGACCTACTACTTTTATGAAAAACAGCTTCAATACTAAAAAATGGAGCGATATAAAAGTACCTTCTAACTGGGAAGTAGAAGGTTTTGGCACGCCTATTTACGTAAACCATCAATACGAGTTTGCAGATTACAAAGCGATGATTGCAGATGATATCGAGTTAGTGAATACAAGATACCCTAAAAACCCAGGAGATGTTCCAGATAATTACAATCCTGTTGGTTCTTATATTAAAGAGTTTAATATCGATAGAAACTGGAAAGAAAAAGAAATTTTCTTACATATCGGCGCTATGAAATCTGGCGGTTTTGTATGGCTAAATGGAAAATATATTGGATATTCTCAAGGCAGTAAACTTCCTGCAGAATTTAATATTACAGATGCTGCTAAAACAGGAAAAAATAGGTTGGCTATTCAAATTTTTAGATGGACAGATGGTTCTTATTTAGAATGCCAAGATTTTTGGAGAATTAGCGGAATTGAACGCGATGTTTTTGTGTATGCACAACCAAAAGTTAGAATTGAAGATTTCGAAGTAACTTCAATTTTAGACGGTGCTTATAAAAATGGGGTTTTTAATTTAGAGGTTGATGTTGAAAATCATTTGACCAAATCACAAAATGCAACAATCGAATATCAACTTTTAGATAGCAACAACCAATCTGTAAAAACAGACACCAAAACGGATGAAATTTCGAAAAAATCGAAAGGGAAAATTCGTTTTTCTGCAACAATACCAAATGTAAAACAATGGAATACAGAACACCCTAACTTATATACACTTCTTATAAAAGTTAAAGATTCTAAAGGAAATTTATTAGAGGTTTCAAACACAAAAATTGGATTTCGTTCTATTGAAATTAAACAAGGTTTGCTTTTAATAAACGGACAAAGAGTTACTTTAAAAGGGGTAAATACCCAAGAAACAGATCCAGAAACTGGACATGTAATGTCGGAAGAATTAATTTTAAAAGACATAAAACTTTGGAAAGAAAACAATATAAATGCAGTTCGTTTAAGCCATTATCCAAGAGGAAAACGTTTTTACGAACTGTGTGATATTTATGGAATTTACGTTGTCGATGAAGCCAATATCGAGTCTCATGGAATGTATTATGGAAAATATTCTTTGGCCAAAAAACCAAACTGGGAAAAAGCGCATGTAGATAGAATGGTGCGCATGGTAAAACGAGACAAAAACCACCCATCTGTTGTAATTTGGTCTATGGGAAATGAAGCTGGAAATGGTGTAAATTTCTATAAAGGATATAGCGAAATTAAAGCGAACGACAACACAAAAAGGCCTGTTCAATACGAAAGACCATACAAAGATTACGATTCGACTTTGTTTGATATGGATTCTAATACAGATATAATTGTGCCTCAATACCCTTCTCCAGCAAGATTCGAAGAAATTGGAAAATCGAAAACAGACCGTCCTTTTATACCTAGCGAATATGCACACGCAATGGGAAACAGCACAGGTAATTTTCAAGACTATTGGGATATTATTGAGTTGTATGACAATCTTCAAGGAGGTTTTATTTGGGATTGGGTAGATCAATCGATTTGGAAAACAAACGAAAAAGGAGAGAAATTTTATGCTTATGGTGGCGATTATGGAAAAAATATGCCAACAGACAATACTTTTTTGAATAACGGAATTGTATTTCCAGACAGAACACCGCAACCTGGCTTACATGAAGTTAAAAAAGCACACGAATTTATTAACTTTAAAAACAAAGGAATTACCAGACATAACGAATTAAGAGTTTTACTCGAAAATTTATACGATTTTACCGACTTAAATAATTTTAATTTCTCTGTAAAAATTAAAGCAGATGGAGTTGTTTTAGAAGAAACTTCTTTTACAGATATTTCAGTGGAAACACATACTGGAAAACTAATTCGAATTCCTTTAAAAAACATTTCATTAAAACCTAATACAGAATATTTTGTTGAGATTTCTGCAACCACAAAAAACAAATGGGGCTTGTTACCCAAAGGTTTCGAAGTGGCACACGAGCAAATTTCGTTAGACAGTAAATATGTTTCTAAAGCCACAAAACTAAGTAAAAACAACAAACCAAATGTTTCTGAAAACAGAAATTCAATAGTAATTTCTGGCAATAATTTTAAAATAAATTTCGATAAAAATAAAGGACAAATAACATCTTATACATTCGAAAACAAAGAACTTTTAAACAATAAAAAGGGACCAAAACCAAATTTCTGGAGAGCTGTAACCGACAACGATTTTGGAAACAAAATGGAAAATAGAAATATCGAGTGGAAAAATGCTTCTTTAAACGCAACTGTAAAAAATATCGCAACAAAAACCCTCGAAAACAATGTAGTTTTGGTAACTATTACTTATAATTTACCAGGAGTAAACACCACCTTTACATCTACTTATTCCGTTTTAGAAAATGGTGTTGTTAAAATTGACAATACTTTAAATTCGTCGGAATATAAAGGCGATATTCCAAGAATTGGAATGCGAATGCAGGTTCAAAAAGAATTCGATAATCTTACTTATTTTGGACGCGGACCTTGGGAAAATTATCAAGATCGAAAGGCTTCTGCATTTGTAGATTTGTACAACTCGAAAGTAAGCGAACAATATGTGCCTTACATTCGCCCACAAGAAAATGGTTATAAAACAGACACACGTTGGTTGGCAGTTTCTAACAACTCTAATAACGGATTGTTGGTTGTTTCTGGAAATAAAAACCTCGTAAGTTTTAGTGCCCTTCATATGGAAAATGAAGATTTTGACGCTACAGCTGGTTTAGATTATAACAATTCTAACAGAAGCAAACACACCATAGATATTAAAGAAAAAAACTTGGTACAACTAAACATCGATTTTGGTCAACGAGGAGTAGGTGGTGATGATAGTTGGTACTCTAAACCACAAGAAAAATATCAATTTAAAGCAAATAATACATATTCTTATAGTTTTTATTTAGTTCCTTTTTCGAATAAAAACAAAACCGATTTTGTAGAAATACATAAAACTTTTAAAAACTTAAAATAGTTTCTAAAATGCAGGTAATTGAAGCCGAAAAGGTTCTTTTTGAACAATATGGTATTAAAGGAAAGGCTTCAAAATTACCTGGAGAATTAGAGTCAAATTTTAAAATTAAAGTTAACAATAAACCGACTTATATTTTAAAATTTGCCTCTAAAAATTCTCCTCAATCTGAGTTAGATTTTCAAGAAAAAATGCTGTTGCATCTTTCTAATTCTAAAAAAAATATTGAGTTCCCTCAGTTGGTAAAAAACAATTCTGGAAACTATACTTCGAAAATTAAAACCGAAAGCGGATCATTTAGAAAAGTGCGTTTGCTTTCTTGGATAAATGGTCGAGTTTGGTCGAAAGTAAACCCGCAATTAAACCATTTACGTTTTAGTTTAGGACAAAAAGCAGGAGAAATTACCAAAACTCTTTTAGATTTTAATCATAAAAAAGCAAACAGAACATTCGCTTGGGACATTGCACAAACTGCTTGGGTAAAAGAATATTTGCATTTGTTTTCTAATGATAAAAAAGAATTGGTTTCCTATTTTTTAAATCAGTTTTATAATTTTGAAAAAGAGTATCAAACGCTTCGAAAAAGTGTTGTACATAATGATGTTAATGACAACAACATCTTAGTTTCCGACGATTTAGAAAACCCAACTGTAACTTCGATAATAGATTTTGGAGACGCTATAAAAACACAAATAATTAACGATGTTGCGATAACTTGTGCTTATGCAATAATGCATTATAACGATCCTTTAGAAGCCAGTTTATCCATTGTAAAAGGCTATCATTCCGTTTTTAAATTAGAAGAACAAGAATTAAAATATTTATATACTTTAATAGGAATTCGTTTGGTGATTTCTGTCACAAAATCGGCAATTAACAAAAAAGAAAATCCAGAAAACCATTATTTATTAATAAGTGAAAAACCTGCTTGGAAATTACTAAGAAAATGGAAATTAGTTTCTAAAGATTTTGCACATTATAGTTTTAGAAATGCGTGTGCATTTACGGCACATCCAAAAGAACATCTATTTAAAAATTGGGCTAAAAAACAAGATTTTTCTTTGGCAACATTGTTTCCAACCATCAATAAAAATAAAGTTGAAGAGTTAGATTTAAGTGTTTCTAGCCTTTGGATTGGGCATCAAAAACAATACAACGATTTAGATTTATTTCAATTTAAAATCAATCAACTTCAAAAAAAAGTGCCTTCTAAAATTATTGCTGGGGGCTATTTAGAACCTCGTTCTTTATACACTGCTACCTCTTACGATAAAGTTGGTAATTACGGAAAAGAAAGTAGAACGATTCATTTAGGAGTTGATTTTTGGTTGCCAG
Coding sequences:
- the ade gene encoding adenine deaminase, which codes for MVVKGNIVEIQNKRIFKGEVVVENGKILEIRESNHNQENFILPGFVDAHIHIESSMLVPSEFAKIAVTHGTVATVSDPHEIANVLGVKGVDFMIENGKEVPLKFNFGAPSCVPATSFESAGAIINSDDIKKMMENADIKYLAEMMNYPGVLFDDEEVLAKIKHAKNNNKPIDGHAPGLRGEDITKYIAAGISTDHECFSYEEALEKLQKGMKVLIREGSAAKNFESLIDLLPEYFEKMMFCSDDKHPDDLLLGHINQLCERAVLKGIDVFKVLQAACVNPVKHYNLDVGLLQTGDTADFIVVEDLQKFKVLETYINGELVAKNGKSFVKNVDFEVLNHFNINKKKIQDFRFESSAEKIRVIEALDGELVTNQIEAKSLILDGNLVSNTKKDVLKITVVNRYKNEKPAIAFIKNFGLKEGAIASSVGHDSHNIIAVGVSDEAICKVVNLIIENRGGVCAVNSSDEKIVPLPVAGIMSDKSAQEIGKTYAALDKMAKEMGSKLRAPYMSLSFMALLVIPSLKLSDKGLFDGNSFRFTSLEIQ
- a CDS encoding glycoside hydrolase family 2 TIM barrel-domain containing protein, coding for MKHLFTVLITFVAFTSNLNSQQKNPIKDYKFYIENEQVISENKLEAHASFTSFADEKSSFSNRPEFYKLLNGIWKFNWVKNPKKRPTTFMKNSFNTKKWSDIKVPSNWEVEGFGTPIYVNHQYEFADYKAMIADDIELVNTRYPKNPGDVPDNYNPVGSYIKEFNIDRNWKEKEIFLHIGAMKSGGFVWLNGKYIGYSQGSKLPAEFNITDAAKTGKNRLAIQIFRWTDGSYLECQDFWRISGIERDVFVYAQPKVRIEDFEVTSILDGAYKNGVFNLEVDVENHLTKSQNATIEYQLLDSNNQSVKTDTKTDEISKKSKGKIRFSATIPNVKQWNTEHPNLYTLLIKVKDSKGNLLEVSNTKIGFRSIEIKQGLLLINGQRVTLKGVNTQETDPETGHVMSEELILKDIKLWKENNINAVRLSHYPRGKRFYELCDIYGIYVVDEANIESHGMYYGKYSLAKKPNWEKAHVDRMVRMVKRDKNHPSVVIWSMGNEAGNGVNFYKGYSEIKANDNTKRPVQYERPYKDYDSTLFDMDSNTDIIVPQYPSPARFEEIGKSKTDRPFIPSEYAHAMGNSTGNFQDYWDIIELYDNLQGGFIWDWVDQSIWKTNEKGEKFYAYGGDYGKNMPTDNTFLNNGIVFPDRTPQPGLHEVKKAHEFINFKNKGITRHNELRVLLENLYDFTDLNNFNFSVKIKADGVVLEETSFTDISVETHTGKLIRIPLKNISLKPNTEYFVEISATTKNKWGLLPKGFEVAHEQISLDSKYVSKATKLSKNNKPNVSENRNSIVISGNNFKINFDKNKGQITSYTFENKELLNNKKGPKPNFWRAVTDNDFGNKMENRNIEWKNASLNATVKNIATKTLENNVVLVTITYNLPGVNTTFTSTYSVLENGVVKIDNTLNSSEYKGDIPRIGMRMQVQKEFDNLTYFGRGPWENYQDRKASAFVDLYNSKVSEQYVPYIRPQENGYKTDTRWLAVSNNSNNGLLVVSGNKNLVSFSALHMENEDFDATAGLDYNNSNRSKHTIDIKEKNLVQLNIDFGQRGVGGDDSWYSKPQEKYQFKANNTYSYSFYLVPFSNKNKTDFVEIHKTFKNLK